A portion of the Symphalangus syndactylus isolate Jambi chromosome 13, NHGRI_mSymSyn1-v2.1_pri, whole genome shotgun sequence genome contains these proteins:
- the ABHD8 gene encoding protein ABHD8: MLTGVTEGIFCCLLGTPPNAVGPLESVESSDGYTFVEVKPGRVLRVKHAGPAPAAAPPPPSSASSDAAQGDLSGLVRCQRRITVYRNGRLLVENLGRAPRADLLHGQNGSGEPPAALEVELADPAGSDGRSAPGSAGSGSGSGSGGRRRRARRPKRTIHIDCEKRITSCKGAQADVVLFFIHGVGGSLAIWKEQLDFFVRLGYEVVAPDLAGHGASSAPQVAAAYTFYALAEDMRAIFKRYAKKRNVLIGHSYGVSFCTFLAHEYPDLVHKVIMINGGGPTALEPSFCSIFNMPTCVLHCLSPCLAWSFLKAGFARQGAKEKQLLKEGNAFNVSSFVLRAMMSGQYWPEGDEVYHAELTVPVLLVHGMHDKFVPVEEDQRMAEILLLAFLKLIDEGSHMVMLECPETVNTLLHEFLLWEPEPSPKALPEPLPAPPEDKK; the protein is encoded by the exons ATGCTGACCGGGGTGACCGAAGGTATCTTCTGTTGCCTGCTGGGCACGCCCCCCAACGCCGTGGGGCCACTGGAGAGCGTCGAGTCCAGCGATGGCTACACCTTTGTAGAGGTCAAGCCCGGCCGCGTGCTGCGGGTGAAGCATGCAGGACCCGCCCCGGCCGCtgccccacctccaccatcaTCCGCATCCTCGGATGCAGCCCAGGGGGACCTCTCCGGCTTGGTTCGCTGTCAGCGCCGGATCACCGTGTACCGCAATGGGCGGTTGCTGGTGGAAAACCTGGGCCGAGCCCCTCGAGCCGACCTCCTGCACGGGCAGAATGGCTCTGGGGAGCCGCCGGccgccctggaggtggagctggcagatCCGGCGGGCAGCGATGGCCGCTCGGCCCCCGGCAGCGCAGGCAGCGGCAGCggcagtggcagtggtgggcGGCGGCGGCGAGCCAGGCGCCCCAAGAGGACCATCCATATTGACTGTGAGAAGCGCATCACTAGCTGCAAAGGCGCCCAGGCCGACGTGGTGCTCTTTTTCATCCATGGTGTCGGCGGTTCCCTGGCCATCTGGAAGGAGCAGCTGGACTTCTTTGTGCGCCTAGGCTATGAGGTGGTGGCTCCTGACCTGGCCGGCCACGGGGCCAGCTCTGCGCCCCAGGTGGCCGCAGCCTACACCTTCTATGCGCTGGCTGAGGACATGCGAGCAATCTTCAAGCGCTATGCCAAGAAGCGAAACGTGCTCATTGGCCATTCCTACGG TGTCTCTTTCTGCACATTCCTGGCACATGAGTACCCAGACCTAGTGCACAAGGTGATCATGATCAATGGCGGGGGCCCTACGGCGCTGGAGCCCAGCTTCTGCTCAATCTTCAATATGCCCACCTGCGTCCTGCACTGCTTGTCGCCCTGCCTGGCCTGGAGCTTCCTCAA GGCCGGCTTCGCCCGCCAAGGAGCCAAGGAGAAGCAGCTGTTAAAGGAGGGCAACGCTTTCAACGTGTCATCCTTCGTACTCCGGGCCATGATGAGCGGCCAGTACTGGCCCGAGGGCGACGAGGTCTACCACGCCGAGCTCACCGTGCCTGTCCTGCTTGTCCACGGCATGCACGATAAGTTTGTGCCCGTGGAGGAAGACCAGCGCATGGCCGAG ATCCTGCTCCTGGCATTCCTGAAGCTCATCGACGAGGGCAGCCACATGGTGATGCTGGAATGCCCCGAGACGGTCAACACGCTGCTCCACGAATTCCTGCTGTGGGAGCCCGAGCCCTCGCCCAAGGCTCTGCCCGAGCCACTGCCGGCGCCTCCAGAAGACAAGAAGTAG
- the MRPL34 gene encoding large ribosomal subunit protein bL34m isoform X2, with amino-acid sequence MAVLTGSLLGPTSRLAGTSISRATSNARTSTAGSGV; translated from the exons ATGGCTGTCTTGACTGGATCCCTGTTGGGCCCCACGAGTAG GCTCGCGGGAACGAGTATCAGCCGAGCAACATCAAACGCAAGAACAAGCACGGCTGGGTCCGGCGTCTGA
- the DDA1 gene encoding DET1- and DDB1-associated protein 1, whose protein sequence is MADFLKGLPVYNKSNFSRFHADSVCKASNRRPSVYLPTREYPSEQIIVTEKTNILLRYLHQQWDKKNAAKKRDQEQVELEGESSAPPRKVARTDSPDMHEDT, encoded by the exons ATG GCAGATTTTTTGAAAGGACTGCCTGTCTACAACAAAAGCAATTTTAGTCGATTTCACGCGGACTCTGTGTGCAAAGCCTCG AACCGACGGCCCTCAGTCTATCTGCCCACCCGAGAGTACCCGTCTGAACAGA TCATCGTGACAGAAAAGACAAACATCCTCCTGCGCTACCTGCATCAGCAATGGGACAAAAAG AACGCTGCCAAGAAGAGAGACCAGGAGCAAGTGGAGCTGGAAGGCGAGAGCTCCGCACCTCCCCGCAAGGTGGCGCGGACCGACAGCCCAGACATGCACGAGGACACTTAA
- the MRPL34 gene encoding large ribosomal subunit protein bL34m isoform X1 produces the protein MAVLTGSLLGPTSRSAALLGGRWLQPRAWLGFPDAWGLPTPQQARGKARGNEYQPSNIKRKNKHGWVRRLSTPAGVQVILRRMLKGRKSLSH, from the exons ATGGCTGTCTTGACTGGATCCCTGTTGGGCCCCACGAGTAGGTCGGCAGCGTTGCTGGGTGGCAG GTGGCTCCAGCCCCGGGCCTGGCTGGGGTTCCCGGACGCCTGgggcctccccaccccccagcaggCCCGGGGCAAGGCTCGCGGGAACGAGTATCAGCCGAGCAACATCAAACGCAAGAACAAGCACGGCTGGGTCCGGCGTCTGAGCACGCCCGCCGGCGTCCAGGTCATCCTTCGCCGAATGCTCAAGGGCCGTAAGTCGCTGAGCCATTGA